The Drosophila virilis strain 15010-1051.87 unplaced genomic scaffold, Dvir_AGI_RSII-ME tig00000338, whole genome shotgun sequence genomic interval aagaggCAAAGGCGCGAACGAATGCTAAACACAGCtgctggccagcagcagaaacagagGGGGGGCAATAATGTTagtaaataatatgtatatacagtatgtcaataaagtgtttttactaacaaaaaaaaactaattttttgggtttagttgaaaataaatgtacctaaaagtgagaattttttttcaattataatttatttcgattctatatttctcctagaacttaatggcaaaaagaattgttaaataacattacccaaacattttataaaattaaaaaactaaaaacattcacattttatgctgtcaataaagtgtttttacagctacggtaaattgttttgccgttctcttttgggtgatcccgttagatttgggcccatgcgttttggcttctcttgtgtcttcgacttttcttgtcattttctattgcaatttataacgttttgctttaattttatgaaaaataaaatgccaggaaaaagaacaacttttgaagtcgctcagctggtgtattataaccatcagatgggacgtcaagtctcggaactggctgatatgtttaatttatcaaaagcaacgatatacaacatattaaacagagccaataaggaagataggctagaggcaaagccagtatgtggtcgaccctgcaaaatttctgacagagataagcgaaaaattctgagaaaaattgagaaaaatccacaaatttcgcttagggatattgctcaggagttcaaggaagaaagtggtgttgatgtgttacatgaaactgtccgaaaattactgaattccaatgactacacatcacgagttgccaggaaaaaacctctactatcggcggcgaatattttgaagcggctatcgttcgctcaagtccatgtaaatagttcgaacgatttttggagtaacgtcatattctgtgacgaaagcaagatgatgctattctacaacgatgggccatccagagtctggagaaagccactaacagcgttggaaaaccgcaatattattccaaccgttaaattcggaaaactatcagtgatggtgtgggggtgtatttcgagcaagggtgtaggagatttgaccttcattgagaataccatggatgctagacaatatctgagcattttacagacacatctcgtcagtagtgcacagaaatttggattctatgaggacaataagccaatttttaaattttaccaggacaatgacccgaagcataaagctcatatggtaagagtttggctgttgtacaactgtggaaaggtgttagacactccaccacaaagtccagatatgaatccaatagaaaatgtgtggtcatatttgaaaaaaaaagtcgcaaagcggagtccaaaatcaaaaactgatttaaaagctgctgtactggaagaatggcagaagattccagaaacatacatacaaaaccttattgtttcaatgaaacggcgattgcaggctgtatgtgacgctaatggcagccacacaaagtattaaaaaaaaatattcctgtttttttaacattgttatttagtaataaagtttcgtgtaaaaacactttattgacagcataaaatttgaatgtttttagttttttaattttataaaatgtttgggtaatgttatttaacaattctttttgccattaagttctaggaaaaatatagaatcgaaataaattagaattgaaaaaaaattctcacttttaggtacatttattttcaactaaacccaaaaaattagtttttttttgttagtaaaaacactttattgacatactgtatgtatCACATGCATGTGCAtcacatgtatgcatgtattgcATATTCGGAAAGCTAGCGACATCTAGCGGCAACTGAGGATCGATAAACACTCGAAAAGCTCAAAAGTGAACTGTAACAGTTAGCTCTTTGCTTCAGCTTCGCTCTCTTTACAGCGCATCCTCCCGCGTTAACATTTACAATCTCTGTCTGTCCAATTGCTAATGAAGCGCGTCACGCGCACACTTGCGCTTAGCGACAAGCTTTTAATCTACAGCACGCAGCACCTGCTGttgtagttattgttgttgccgttgctgttgctgtgcgtACAAATTGGAATAcgcaaaaatttgttaaaattgcGTTTGATtttgccttctttttttttttcatttttttcattttttttttgttgccaagtGTCGTGCGTAACactgcgcgtgtgtgtgtgcgtgtatcaAGTTGAGTCTACGCTTTTGTTTCGACAAACTattcatgcacacacacacacacacacacacacacacacacacacacacacacacacacacacacacacacacacacacacacatgcatatatacatacatatttatgttacGTTTTCAATTATCAACGCTGCCCAACGGCTGCTATCAGCAAAAGGCggcaacaaaaccaacaacaaccaattCGTAGCGACTTTCGCACGttgcgcgtttttttttttatcgtctCACGCGCGCGCGACTTTTTGgcaatcgcacacacacacacatacacataacgCGTACACATTcatgtctgtgtctgtgtataGAGAAGTCGAACAGCATcagagccaaaaaaaaaaaaaaaatgtttattgtgtgGGCGTTTTTCGCTAATAattgaacacacacacacacacacacacacacacggaggCACACAAAACTATTTACACACATGAAATTGGGCAGAGGCAGCGAAATAATATGCGCCTAGTAACAGGCACACACGTAAGTATTATAACTGTATAACTACATAACAGTATTTATTAATAACGTAAGGCATTCAAGCACATTTTAAACCAACTATCGCATAGAGTCATTTGCGCATCTCTATCTAATTACGGTAATCGTGTGTGCCGTTATCGAAAGCagctttttttcaattattttcggCAATGAAATCCTGCTCAAAAAGACTCAAGCCTTggccttctctctctctcccgctctctctctgcctaACTAAAGCGAAGAATATCCCAAAGAGAACATGTCGCACCCTGTATACCCTTTACGACTAGTATTAATAGTGGCCCGCACTTGGCACGCACTTCAACGTTTCTTTATTTACATAAGTACATTGCGCTATCTTTCTTATCAttcattattaaatattaattggtTGATATCTCATTTCGCACGGCACACAACATAACTAATGTACGCTGCAAGagtatttcatataaattgaCCAAAGTCGCTGAacgcgacgtcgacgtcggcgtcgctgcCGTCTGCAATTGTGAATCTGTCGCTGGCAGTGAGTGCGTCGCGTCATGTTAAACACAAGAAAgagcgtgcgtgcgtgcgagcgagtgagagagcgTGCGTGCGAGCGAGAGTGAAAGACCTACCTGTGCAATTTTGCCGGCGTAGACGCCGAAGCCGACGCGTCAGTTGCTGTTTGACGGCAATCTGAGTGCGCTTGTAtgcatgttttgttttgcttttgttttcgcgttttattttattattatgacaGATATCACGAAAAaggtaacaataataataagtgtgtgtgtgtggggttaAGGGGGTGTGTGGAAGCAGGGGAAGCAATAAGAATTAAGGAACCAGATTTGCGcccatgcatgcatgcatgctttCATGTCTGCGGCTGTAGGtaggtgcgtgtgtgtgtgtgtgcgtgtgtgtgtgagtatgtgtgcaTCGGACTGCAGTTTGTGAATGAAAAAGCTTTACGcgccaaattgttgttgcatttgtgtgCGAGTAAAaggtagtagtagtagtagttgtagtagtagtagtagtagttgtagtagtagtagtagtaaaATATGTAGATTTCTTACTGCGAGGGCAGCTCAGTATGTTGTCGACtgttatatatttgattctgACAGCAAATGAAGGGGTAGCAGCAGCAAGGgaggaggggggagggggtagggggggggggggggggggctttTGAAAAGAGACATTGAACCCATAaactaaaaccaaaaaccGGCCTGGGTGAGCGGGCGGGCGCAGGGTGTGTCGGTGGCGATGACGCCACGTGGCATGAGCGCAGACATCCTTGAAACATGGGTTGTTGGCcacacagaaaaaaataaaagagtgagagagagtgcgagagagagagagagagagagagagagagagtgcgagcGCGCTCGTTTAAGAGAAATGGCTTTTTGGGCGTAACACAAACTGCGCAAGACGCCGCTTGGGGATGCTTTTCTACAATGTGCGAGAGGATGACGCCATGGGCCAGCGGGCCGAACAGCtcatcaacacacacacacacacacacacacacacacatacatatagagAAAGCACATAATGAGCCATGAAAGCCACGCGCCATCACTCGCTGTGGAaaagggggggaggggggtacCACGACCTAAGGGACTGAGAGAACTGTGGCGCTGTGTAATGCGTAGGCTAGAAGGCGCCAACGAAATATACAAAGAGGGGGGCGGGGTTAGCATTTGCTGCTGGTAAAGGAAAATCAATGAAAGCTTTTTGCCAGACCgaaaagacaaaaaacaaacatcaaAACGACAACCGGCAAAAGtgcgctgcctctgccgctgccgctgctctcAGCATGTGGGCGTGTGTAATGCGTGCAGCAAAAGTTTACTACGTTTGCTGTTGACGTAGGCGATCGATTTTTAGGCGCGTCATCGTTCGCCCACACATCAGcagaagcagcggcagcgcagcagcagcgcagcgcagaCCAACACTAGTTGAATGTCTGGGCGAGGCAAAGGATGGTGAGATTATAAAGTGTGCGCGCAAGGGAGGAGAATAAAGGGTGGAGGTGAGTTCGCATTACTTAATGCCGTTGAtcgacagacagacaagagcgagcgagcgagcgagagagagaggagagagcgCAAGCAATGCAATTGTGAATGCATTGGACGAGTGCCGTTGTATCGATATCTCGCAGAGactaaaaatagaaaaaagccAATAATAGCTTTTGTCTGTGCTTAGAGTACAAACTACAGTAATATGCACATATAACTGTGCAAGGGCATCTGCATAATTGAGAGTAGATTCAGAGTATTGCACAGTATAACAGTGCACACTTGTATACCAGTAGCAAAGTGTTATAGCTTTCAAGGGTTTTACTCACCAGAATCAGAGGGCGTGTCCAGATTAGTCTCCATCTCGTTGCAGCGCGTATAACTGTGATCGCTTATGTGCCGCATATAGTTGCAATCGATCGAGGCAGCCGAGCCGCAGCTGGAATTACGCATGGAGCAATCGCCATCGTCTGAATCACAATCGGAACTGGTCGCATTCGTTGCCGGCGGCGACAGTGtgacaactgttgctgctgctgctgctgacgctgctgctgctgctgctgctgccgcctttGCTGCTGCCGACTGCTCCGATTGCTGATTGAGCACCTCAAGCACATCGCTGAACTGCGGCGCAGTCGAGAGCCGATAAGGCAGATCGATGCGCTCCTTGCTCGTATTCTGCAGCTCCCGGCTGAGATGATCGATGGCATCGGCGCTGCTCGTCAGCGCAATATTGTTGCTGCCCATGACGCAGGCGCGCAGATCCACATTGTGACGGAATTCCGGCAGCATCTCATCATCCGGCAGCACaaagcagttgctgctgttgttggctgtGGCCATATTGATAagacgttgctgctgctgttgttgcaacagttgctgctgcttgtgctgCGTATTGCTCTTGCGCAGCAGCGAAGTGCCCGGCGGTATATACGGTTCAATGTGGAGCACTCGACTTGGTAtcgcaattgttgctgttgctgttgttgctgctgctgttgttgctgttgtcgctttgACAGTTGacctgcaactgttgctgttgaactttctactgttgctgctgttgttgttgctgctgttccgcTGGTTCgtttgctgctcctgctcctcctcctcctcctcttcctcTTCCTCCGGTTCGCGTTTAATTAACAGCGTGTTGCCCGTAACAAAGGCTGGCGGCACAGCGCTGCTCTCGCTATAACTGGACGCAGCcgaattgctgttgttgttgttgttgttgctgctgctgttgctgctgctgttgttgctgctgctgttgttgttgctgctgctgctgctgctgtgtttgttgctgagtatgctgctgttgctgctggcgccaATGCAATTGGCCATGTTGCTGGCGAACACGGACCACATGCAGTCCACATTGCGTATCTCGGGCTTAATGTCCAGATCCCCGAAATCGTCGTGGTGCGAGATGCTCAGCGAGTGCGTCCGATTGGCCGCGATCCGCTCCACATCGTTCTGTATGCTGGGCAGCCTGTCGGCCAGATCATTCAAGTTGGGCATGCCGCAGTCAAGTAGATCATTCAACTCGATGTCGTCAAGGGTGGGGCAATCGTCATAGTCGTAGTCGCAGCCCGTCATAATGCCCCCATTGCAAACGGTCGTCATCTTTCGACTGGTTTATTTAATAATCTTGTCCGGGTTGGCAAATGGTCTTGGTGTCCTGATGTAGCACAGTTTTTCAGCTGCAAGCTGTGGTTAGGCGAAGAGAAACAAcggaaatattgaaaataagtgTTGGCAAATGTTCTACATAAGACTAGTGTTGGACAAGCTCGTTGCAATCTTTCACATTTACTAGACTAGCGGATACCCTGTGCCCTGTGCTAGAGTGTGAACATATCTGAACTCTGTTCGAGTGTTCCAGAAACACATCTCCCTTAGAGACGCTTCGACtttatgtaattaaaattctaGTACTTTCtaactaaacacacacacgcaacatGTTCGATTCGCTTTCTTCTTCGATTCGTTCTTCGGCAGGCTCATCCTTGCGAAATACATAGGCGATTTACGATTTGCGAAGACGCCATCTTGAAAGCACGAAgaacagaagaagaagaagaagaagaaaaagaaaaagaacagGACACGCGACATAGCGAGAACGTTGTAAAAATTGCTGCCAGTGTTGTCttgtatttgattttcattttcattttcactaCGCAAACAAACAGTCGCTGCTCCCTTTGCCgctggcgcagctgctgctgacgtcGACAGCAGTTCAGAGAAGTTATCAGAGCAGTGCGAATGCGAGCagcttttaattataaataaattgtttgattttatttgatttccgATCTAAATGACTTGGCAACACGCGCGCATTTTTTCGCATTTTGTCGTTTTGtctcaaatacacacacacacacacacacgcacacaaacgcactCGCAATAACAGTTAACTGATAAAAGCTGATCTCTTCGTCGCATCGCAACGCATCCATCTCTCTTCCCCTCTTGCGAGTGCTTGCTCTATTCTTTGCACGAGCGCAAAAAACCGTTACACGATTATCGCTTGGGCTCTTTTCGTCTTTGCGCTCTTCCCTCTTCCCGCAGCAGCACTTGGCACTTGCACAGAACTGACCAAAACGGTAAACTGCTAAATATTGACGCGTCGCCCCGACGTCTGTGCCTCTTTTGCCTCTTTCTTAGACGCACGCAAGCGAAAGCGAAAACGAAGGATACTGCAAACTTAAAGAAATGCCGGCATATTTGTcgcctgtgtgcgtgtgtgtgtgcgtacacAACACACGGAAAGGGCTTTAagtgtgtctgtttgtgcgTCTGTCTGTGTTTCTCAGTCGTGCTCTCGACTTGCTTCTTACTAGTTTTCTTCTATTGCTTCTAATTGCaatatgcatgcacatacctacatacacacatacacatacacatgcagatgcatacacacatacatcacTTGAATTCTATTTTACTGATTTCGCTTACACGAAACTTACCGTAACTGCGTATATGTTCCGTAgaggaaattaaatatttaatccaGATTTGTAACTGTTGCTTCCGccttttatttttcctttctttctttcttttttatttttttttttgcacacttGAAATTGTCGTAACAgaacagcagaaaaaaaaatatagacaCCCGAAAAAAAGTATTAGCAGTGTAAATTGACTGCTAgcaagacaaaaaaaatatatatatataagtaataATAGTATTCACACTAAAACTTTTACGTTGAGCCGCCGCGTAGTGTAATTCTTGCTGCTCCCTTTGAAGCTGCTTCTATGATGCTTGCAGCAGCGAATCGTAAGAGCGAAGAAGCTGCATCTATTGCTCTGCTCCGTCTATTCTCTTGCACCGTTGTACTTgagacacacgcacatacacacactcgcacgaGGAAGCCACTCGCAATTGGAGCTAACAATTGTCTCAACTTGTAGcggtatttattattattatttgtttttttttttgtcgtaaCTTCACATTCACTTTTTCTGAGCAGAGAAGCTTTGCTCGCAGACTTGCAGTCGAGTTAGTCGTAGGAATTGAAAGAATTTTGAGAAATGTCTAGAATTTTGTATTTCTGCTTATTTTTAGTGGCGTGTCCGAgttaaagaaatattttatttttatttttttgcacttgtaattgatttttggtactctctatttgttttttgttgtttttattttttttttgttaaattagtCCGACCGGAATTTTGTGGTTTCTGCTTATTTTTGGTAActataattgtaattgttgtcgTCTTTGCCTAGTtatgaaatttcaaattatttcatattaatttgatttgtttttttattttatttttttttttttgttgggcgGGAAACAGCCAAAACCTACAAAGACGAAGAGCCAACTACGCGCCGCACGTTCATCCGTGCCGGAGTCACAAATAAGAGTGTTCAGCATTTAAAGCAGATAACTCAAACTACAGAAATCGGCGTGCCCGATGTTGTGCCAGCACTATCAGCTGCTGTGTGTTTCTCTCCGAGCGTGGTGAGATGGTGAGCTTGGCGACGAGCGCTAGACATTGAGCAGAAATCGTTTAGTGTGAGTCGTGGTGTGTATTATTGTGTTTGCCTGCTTGTtctatacatatgcacacacacacatacatacatatatgaattgTGCCTTGGCTGACTCAATGTAGATTTCATTAAACAGCGTAACGCAAAAAGCTTCTAAATAGCTCACGTGTTTCGCTCTCAGTTAAGCTGGCGCTCTCTGTTTATTTACCTTTGTTTTTGGGCCCTGCCGGCCGGCCGGTCGGCCTGGCCAGGTTTTGAGTACAATTTTTATGGAGAGTAAACGCGAGCGCGAGCGTGagcatgtgtgcgtgcatgtattGTGCCTCTTGTTTGTTTTGAGTGAAATCGACGATGTCTgagttttgtttacaaaacaaaatgcgtTTTCTTGTTGTGATTGTAacgaaaataaacaataacaattaggTGAAATgtgcatatgcaaatgcatgtgCGGGCGAATTTCTgctataattaaatatgcacatatacacacatacatacatacatatgcatgtatgcttgtgcgtgtgtctgcccacatgcacacatgtagGTGCTTGCGGCGCATTAACgctgcgtgcgtgcgtgcgtgcgtgcgtgcgtatgcacacacacacacacacacacacgtgtaaTTTAAGCTCCTTAGCGCTCCGCTCAACCcatcccccctccccctcccctcACACCACTCGCACATTCTAGTTGACAACTCCAATTTCAGTTTTAGTTTGTCAAGTTGATTGAACCCATGAACTTTGTGCGGCAGCTGAAAGCAAAAACCGCAActaaaacacaacaaaagcaacagaaacagaagcagacgcagaagcagaagcagaagcagacgCAGCGCAAAgtgaataacaaaataaaaatgaagaaacaacaactttatGCGATACCTTGAGGTAGGTTTCATATCTAATTAAATTATGGCCACCAAATGTGCAAgtcgaagaagaagaagctcTGCTCGGACAGGCTCGACTAGGAGATATCTTATATATTCAcctaatgcacacacacacacacacacacacacatacatagtaTATGCATGTGAAAAGGAAAACTCTCTTTTTGAATCATTTTTGCGAGGGAGAAggttcgatatttatcgatttgtggGAAACAGAATGAACGATATCtagttcttgttcttgtttgtTCTGGCAGATTCTTTATAcgattaataacaaattaaatccATATACATGTGTAGATTATTGTTAAGAAACTATTCGATATTTCGATagttcgatatttatcgatttgtggGAAACGGAATGAACGATATCtagttcttgttcttgtttgtTCTGGCAGTTTCTTTATAcgattaataacaaattaaatccATATACATGTGTAGATTATTGTTAAAAAACTATTCGATATTTCGATagttcgatatttatcgatttgtggGAAACAGAATGAACGATATCtagttcttgttcttgtttgtTCTGGCAGTTTCTTTATAcgattaataacaaattaaatgcatatacatgtatagattatatttaataaactatTCGATGTTTCGATagttcgatatttatcgatttgtggAAAACAGAATGAACGATATCtagttcttgttcttgtttgtTCTGGCAGTTTCTTTATAcgattaataacaaattaaatccATATACATGTGTAGATTATAGTTAATAAACCAAAGCCAAACATAGCTTGATGAGTTCCAGattctttaatttttgttttagtatATTTCTGAAGTAGATTAAAATACCATCTGCAAAAGTGTTTAATCCTAGTATGtatttttctataatttttatttttgatttttttttgcgctaaAATTCTTTCAATAAGTTAACTAACGATATTTATtatgtaaaaataattatttaacataatattttgtattgtttCCTAGTTTCGCTTCCAAACAATGTTGCCAAGTCGATGTAACTCTGGTGAGGGTATCACAGCCAAACGGGTCTCCACAAGAAAGTTTTCCGAAACTTAGGacatacacttacacacacacacacacacagacaggaGACAAGACTAGCTTAGAGCCTGCAACAAAGTGGGCGTAATGTGATAAGGACACGACTCAAACCCAAATCAGGCTAGGCATAGAGGTGCTTTCCTTGATGGGTTAAGCTGGGAAATGGGCTCCGAAAGTGCCCAACATAATTTCTATATGCTCTCACGTTGGGTTCAAATATTATGGAACATTTTAGCCAGGCTTAAAAGCAATTACAATGCGGTTTCAAATTGttataattgaaattggaTTATATGAAAACTAACCTTTGACTAGTTCATTTTAGTTTCGAAGATATAAATTATGAGCAAATGCATTGGGCTTAAgaatttcacatttatttgTAGTATTGCAGGGTTCATAAGGTTGAATCGTACAGAGTATCTCGCGGTCGACTAGAGACCCAGAGCTTGTTATGATTTAAGTTtctaaaaagaacaaaaacaaacgttGCTTTGCCTGCGTGAGAGAgtacgcacatgcacacatacaacaTTTCAATACAATTGCATGGCTACagttacacacgcacacacacacacacacacacacatgcatatatgcatgcacgaatgtgcgtgcgtgtgcttTGCATCGATTTGCCTGCCCGttattttggtcaaaattcgttTTTGCAGTCGATTTATTTCGTATTCGATTTCgttgattttgcattttgcactttCGGCGCGtgcattttgttattgttgttgttgctgttggccctTGGCTCTTTTCTATGGCAATTCCTGCTTCGCTTACGTTacgtacacacatatttatatgtacatattttgttttgtttttgagttcGCAACGAATGcgcgacgccgacgtcgacgccaaCGCTGACGCCGACTCCGACGCAAACAGAATTGTAGAAGAAGCTTTCGTTGCCGCGCATTTTGCCTatgtcaattttttttttatttccctTTGTACACtttcatttagttttagttGTACTGCGctgcacatatatgtatgtacatatacatatataatattctaatgttgtttttgcttttgttggtattttccACAATTATTTGCGCGTGTGTACAATTTTTTGCTCgttctgcttgttgttgttgttgttgttgctgttgttgcgtctttgccatttgccatagTACAAAATGCTACGCCATTGCGGCGAAAGCCAACTGCGTAAATAAAGGCAACAAGTGTGGCCCTCAGTCGGCGGCGTCGGGCAGCGTCGTCAGGCAGCGCAGTCGGCGTTACAGttgttaattgttgttgtgcttatGTTAGTAATGCTTCAATGCAAAATTATCtaattttaatgctaattCGAAAAAGTCATTAATATCGCAATATTAATTGGTTTTCATCTTTCATATGATTGCGCAATTCGTAACGGCGCATCAATAGACATTCTCTCGCCAGTGTGCATTATCCAAGAATTTTACCGCAAAAGGCGCCAGCCTGtccgctctct includes:
- the LOC6631934 gene encoding myc protein-like — its product is MTTVCNGGIMTGCDYDYDDCPTLDDIELNDLLDCGMPNLNDLADRLPSIQNDVERIAANRTHSLSISHHDDFGDLDIKPEIRNVDCMWSVFASNMANCIGASSNSSILSNKHSSSSSSNNNSSSNNSSSNSSSNNNNNNSNSAASSYSESSAVPPAFVTGNTLLIKREPEEEEEEEEEEQEQQTNQRNSSNNNSSNSRKFNSNSCRSTVKATTATTAAATTATATIAIPSRVLHIEPYIPPGTSLLRKSNTQHKQQQLLQQQQQQRLINMATANNSSNCFVLPDDEMLPEFRHNVDLRACVMGSNNIALTSSADAIDHLSRELQNTSKERIDLPYRLSTAPQFSDVLEVLNQQSEQSAAAKAAAAAAAAASAAAAATVVTLSPPATNATSSDCDSDDGDCSMRNSSCGSAASIDCNYMRHISDHSYTRCNEMETNLDTPSDSDEEIDVVSLNDKKLPTNPSDRDRRALQTNIAYKISSDARILQSKRFDLPYTPASSSPVKSVVNSRYASPSSTPYQGAGAVPASYSPESLSQSSSSSSSSSSSSSSIISDCTTPPATMLDGKGRKPYYMSDCTSRMYSNKRSNMISLVAAKKSRVKKVNAGYAQRPSKFHDLDDKSPLDSIVTGGSGSGSGSGSGSGTGIANPSSSANRYSNNGNNSSNMLKRQLSIDEADTIEKRNLHNDMERQRRIGLKNLFEALKTQIPNIRDKERAPKVNILREAAKLCEHLTSEERDLSLKRQLLKAKLKQQQELLARLRLSKSAAE